From the Streptomyces nigrescens genome, one window contains:
- a CDS encoding uridine kinase, protein MRLEAITWERLTDALAERLVAMPAKDGSPWLRVALDGAPAASPGELAARLAEALRLRGRAVHKAGTFGFLRPASLRLEYGREDPDAYHDEWFDRQALWREVFQPLEPGGTGRVLPDLWDPVADRATRSAYVQLPPGGVLLLHGPLLLGHWFPFDLSVHLKLSPGALARRTPEGERWTLPAFARYEAETRPEEAADVVVRADDPRRPAWSGPL, encoded by the coding sequence GTGCGGCTCGAAGCGATCACCTGGGAACGGCTCACCGACGCGCTCGCCGAGCGCCTTGTCGCGATGCCGGCGAAGGACGGGAGCCCCTGGCTGCGGGTGGCTCTCGACGGGGCTCCCGCCGCCTCGCCCGGTGAACTGGCCGCCCGGCTCGCCGAGGCGCTGCGGCTGCGGGGCCGGGCGGTGCACAAGGCCGGCACCTTCGGCTTTCTGCGCCCCGCCTCGCTGCGGCTCGAATACGGCCGCGAGGACCCCGACGCCTACCACGACGAGTGGTTCGACCGGCAGGCGCTGTGGCGCGAGGTGTTCCAGCCGCTGGAGCCGGGCGGCACCGGAAGGGTGCTCCCGGACCTGTGGGACCCGGTGGCGGACCGGGCGACCCGCAGCGCGTACGTGCAGCTGCCGCCCGGCGGCGTCCTGCTGCTGCACGGTCCCCTGCTGCTCGGTCACTGGTTTCCCTTCGATCTCTCCGTCCACCTGAAGCTGTCGCCGGGCGCGCTCGCCCGCCGCACCCCGGAGGGCGAGCGCTGGACGCTGCCCGCCTTCGCGCGCTACGAGGCGGAGACCCGGCCCGAGGAGGCGGCGGATGTCGTCGTACGGGCCGACGACCCCCGCCGGCCGGCCTGGAGCGGACCGCTCTGA
- a CDS encoding IclR family transcriptional regulator domain-containing protein produces the protein MGHSTTATGSPASADAPATGVAPRTAGHSKKARQTFKGAPAAGSRASGSGHAERVFLVQTAFAELGGSAHGPGEIAEFTGLDDSVVYRILQSGIYQRIFERVDRGLYRLRTSAAQLAFTALDHRLDGGISQTVLSELREATDSGLAFLYMVAPFSGAQRQCVDMAVGDSDLAELGMTPRDVLSVTRSLRTGASGRTILAYLPEVLQQRVLAEPVPDQAGPGVFRDNDALVESLAEVRDLGHALGYEECMAGWNSCAAPIMWDGSIMGAVLLLKLKSVMPVAPEGVIEATKEAAAELSRHGAARPAADQA, from the coding sequence ATGGGTCACAGCACCACAGCCACGGGATCGCCGGCCTCGGCCGACGCGCCCGCCACCGGCGTGGCGCCGCGTACCGCGGGCCACTCCAAGAAGGCGCGCCAGACGTTCAAGGGCGCGCCGGCCGCGGGCTCCCGGGCGTCGGGATCCGGCCATGCCGAGCGGGTCTTCCTCGTGCAGACGGCCTTCGCCGAGCTGGGCGGATCCGCCCATGGCCCCGGTGAGATCGCCGAGTTCACCGGCCTGGACGACTCCGTCGTCTACCGCATCCTGCAGTCCGGCATCTACCAGCGCATCTTCGAGCGGGTGGACCGTGGTCTCTACCGGCTGCGGACCTCGGCCGCGCAGCTCGCCTTCACCGCCCTCGACCACCGGCTCGACGGCGGGATCTCGCAGACGGTGCTCAGCGAACTGCGGGAGGCCACCGACAGCGGGCTGGCGTTCCTCTACATGGTGGCGCCGTTCTCCGGCGCCCAACGGCAGTGCGTCGACATGGCGGTCGGCGACTCCGACCTCGCGGAGCTGGGAATGACCCCGCGCGATGTGCTGTCCGTGACGCGTTCCCTGCGCACCGGCGCCTCCGGGCGGACGATCCTCGCCTACCTGCCGGAGGTGCTCCAGCAGCGGGTGCTGGCCGAGCCCGTACCCGACCAGGCGGGACCCGGTGTCTTCCGCGACAACGACGCGCTGGTGGAGTCCCTCGCGGAGGTGCGCGACCTCGGCCACGCGCTCGGGTACGAGGAGTGCATGGCGGGCTGGAACTCCTGCGCGGCGCCGATCATGTGGGACGGCTCCATCATGGGAGCGGTCCTGCTCCTCAAGCTCAAGTCCGTGATGCCGGTGGCCCCCGAAGGCGTCATCGAGGCGACGAAGGAGGCGGCGGCCGAACTCAGCCGCCACGGGGCGGCCCGGCCGGCCGCGGACCAGGCCTGA
- a CDS encoding WGR domain-containing protein gives MSEATTYLELSQEGGGAHKFYEVTVRDTVVSVRYGRIGADGQQQNSTFPTREKAQAAAARKIGEKVRKGYAPAVRGQRAARPVTRRQVSSAPSTARAVAPVLWRFRTGAAAFGIHIAEDRCWVGNQNGDVYTLGHDGEVLARYQLPDGVKCLVADDFWIYAGCDDGTVYDLSSKLPFAAYGIAPDVDIFWLDIREGILNVADRDGGLTVIDHEDEYQWSRRSAGRHAWMVRRDEHAVYHGHHRGVTAYRADGSGELWHTPTNGAVLFGWQEDHSVYAGTDRRVVQRLTKDSGALEATYQCDTVVYSCATAPGGRYVFAGDSASSVYCFAADGTRLWKLGTGGGSALSMQYLDEKLYMVTTDGSLVCVDASDAAVAAARSGTVPVARDVKSAAALPTYTPSATVRTVASAAASEIVVECVQEGGRLRVHVVSDGYEPSWNVQFPRHIRRAGARYVVDDLAASSGGFYRVRGEIRQLV, from the coding sequence ATGTCCGAGGCCACGACGTATCTGGAGCTGTCGCAAGAGGGCGGCGGCGCCCACAAGTTCTACGAGGTGACGGTGCGGGACACGGTCGTCTCGGTGCGCTACGGCCGCATCGGTGCCGACGGCCAGCAGCAGAACTCGACGTTCCCGACGCGGGAGAAGGCGCAGGCAGCGGCGGCCAGGAAGATCGGCGAGAAGGTCCGCAAGGGCTATGCGCCGGCGGTCCGGGGGCAGCGCGCCGCCCGGCCGGTGACGCGCCGCCAGGTCTCCTCCGCACCGTCGACGGCGCGCGCGGTCGCACCGGTGCTGTGGCGTTTCCGTACAGGCGCCGCGGCGTTCGGGATCCACATCGCGGAGGACCGCTGCTGGGTCGGAAACCAGAACGGTGACGTCTACACCCTCGGCCACGACGGCGAGGTGCTGGCGCGCTATCAGCTCCCCGACGGCGTCAAGTGCCTGGTGGCGGACGACTTCTGGATCTATGCGGGCTGCGACGACGGCACGGTCTACGACCTCTCCTCGAAGCTCCCCTTCGCCGCGTACGGCATCGCCCCCGATGTCGACATCTTCTGGCTGGACATCCGCGAAGGCATCCTCAACGTCGCCGACCGCGACGGCGGTCTGACGGTGATCGACCACGAGGACGAGTACCAGTGGTCGCGGCGCAGCGCGGGCCGGCACGCCTGGATGGTGCGACGGGACGAGCACGCCGTCTACCACGGCCATCACCGCGGTGTGACCGCCTACCGTGCCGACGGCAGCGGGGAGTTGTGGCACACCCCGACCAACGGCGCGGTGCTGTTCGGCTGGCAGGAGGACCACTCGGTGTACGCCGGTACCGACCGGCGGGTCGTGCAGCGGCTCACGAAGGACAGCGGCGCGCTGGAAGCCACCTACCAGTGCGACACGGTCGTCTACTCCTGTGCCACGGCTCCGGGCGGCCGCTATGTCTTCGCCGGTGACTCCGCCTCCTCGGTGTACTGCTTCGCCGCCGACGGCACCCGTCTGTGGAAGCTGGGCACCGGCGGCGGATCGGCGCTGTCGATGCAGTATCTGGACGAGAAGCTGTACATGGTCACCACCGACGGGTCCCTGGTGTGTGTGGACGCGAGTGACGCGGCCGTCGCCGCCGCCCGGTCGGGCACGGTCCCGGTGGCCCGGGATGTGAAGTCGGCCGCCGCGCTGCCCACGTACACCCCGTCGGCCACGGTGCGCACGGTGGCGTCCGCCGCCGCTTCGGAGATCGTGGTGGAGTGCGTCCAGGAGGGCGGCCGGCTGCGGGTCCATGTCGTCTCCGACGGCTATGAGCCGTCCTGGAACGTGCAGTTCCCGCGCCACATCCGCCGGGCCGGGGCGCGGTATGTCGTCGATGACCTGGCGGCTTCGTCGGGCGGCTTCTACCGCGTCCGGGGCGAGATCCGCCAGCTCGTCTGA